The proteins below are encoded in one region of Micromonospora pisi:
- a CDS encoding C39 family peptidase: MKHRQQLRLRRIVTASPYRASVVSAAVLAVGLTTGILLTQGHGPVQAENPSTVAVAEKIGGQAAGEMAPAPEAPAPTVTSAAPSAPPSTPPATTKAPAKPAKKAPPASKVLDYEYEAQINGWYCGPAATRIALTARDRSPSQDEVAAALGTTGNGTNSADDTTRGLNQLAKTDFYRSTFIPGAPSPAQMDQLQADVVHAISNGYAVVANIVGSATDTEGGWHAYDGGHYLTVVGYRDNGRTVQIADPAFVNGVSSYWMTTIDLANWMATRGYSA; the protein is encoded by the coding sequence ATGAAGCATCGTCAGCAACTGCGACTGCGTCGCATCGTGACCGCCAGCCCGTACCGGGCCAGCGTCGTCTCCGCCGCGGTCCTCGCGGTGGGCCTCACCACCGGAATTCTGCTCACCCAGGGCCACGGACCGGTCCAGGCGGAGAACCCGTCGACCGTCGCCGTCGCCGAGAAGATCGGCGGCCAGGCCGCCGGCGAGATGGCCCCCGCCCCGGAGGCGCCGGCGCCGACCGTCACCTCGGCGGCGCCCAGCGCTCCGCCGTCGACCCCACCCGCCACCACCAAGGCCCCGGCCAAGCCGGCCAAGAAGGCGCCGCCCGCGTCGAAGGTGCTCGACTACGAGTACGAGGCGCAGATCAACGGTTGGTACTGCGGGCCGGCAGCCACCCGGATCGCCCTCACCGCACGCGACCGGTCACCGAGCCAGGACGAGGTGGCTGCCGCCCTGGGCACCACCGGCAACGGCACCAACTCGGCCGACGACACCACGCGTGGCCTGAACCAGCTCGCCAAGACCGACTTCTACCGGAGCACCTTCATCCCCGGCGCGCCGTCCCCGGCCCAGATGGACCAACTCCAGGCTGACGTCGTACACGCGATCAGCAACGGGTACGCGGTCGTGGCGAACATCGTCGGCTCGGCGACCGACACCGAAGGCGGCTGGCACGCGTACGACGGCGGCCACTACCTGACCGTGGTCGGCTACCGCGACAACGGTCGGACCGTCCAGATCGCCGACCCGGCGTTCGTCAACGGGGTCAGCTCCTACTGGATGACCACCATCGACCTGGCCAACTGGATGGCCACCCGGGGCTACTCAGCCTGA
- a CDS encoding WXG100 family type VII secretion target, which translates to MDSSGIDSREIAVPLDLEHAGPYINSVAFTISDDLTRLRNQLQPVLDSWSGEAQTYYAGLQNEWNIAAEGLLGPEGVLGQIAQAMNVTWSNYTECEWANVQTWQHH; encoded by the coding sequence ATGGACAGCAGCGGCATCGACTCCCGCGAAATCGCCGTACCGCTCGACCTGGAACACGCCGGGCCGTACATCAACAGTGTGGCGTTCACGATCAGCGACGACCTGACCCGGCTTCGCAACCAGCTCCAACCGGTTCTGGACAGCTGGAGCGGCGAGGCCCAGACGTACTACGCCGGACTGCAGAACGAGTGGAACATCGCCGCCGAAGGGCTGTTGGGTCCGGAGGGCGTACTCGGCCAGATCGCCCAGGCGATGAACGTGACCTGGAGCAACTACACCGAGTGCGAGTGGGCCAACGTACAGACCTGGCAACACCACTGA
- a CDS encoding WXG100 family type VII secretion target, with the protein MTTPGFNVTPEMVHSASVSCNQTAEEIARQLSALRTYVVSLEGNWRGIAQDTFQELMNDYDVYSRMMHDALTDISLGLQGNQVNYTDAEMQNIRNLQPVDGQLMPGQPGFELPPARF; encoded by the coding sequence ATGACCACCCCAGGCTTCAACGTCACGCCGGAAATGGTGCACAGCGCCTCGGTGAGCTGCAATCAGACCGCCGAGGAGATCGCCCGGCAGCTCAGTGCGCTGCGAACCTACGTGGTCAGCCTGGAGGGGAACTGGCGCGGCATCGCGCAGGACACCTTCCAGGAGCTGATGAACGACTACGACGTCTACTCGCGGATGATGCACGACGCGCTGACCGACATCTCCCTGGGCCTTCAGGGCAACCAGGTCAACTACACCGACGCGGAGATGCAGAACATCCGCAACCTGCAACCGGTCGACGGCCAACTGATGCCCGGGCAGCCCGGCTTCGAACTGCCGCCGGCCCGCTTCTGA
- a CDS encoding right-handed parallel beta-helix repeat-containing protein, translating to MRASFERVAPRGWGTHRSIGAAVRAAAPGATVTVQPGEYTERLVLDKPVVIRAEGGAGSVRLIGAGGPALTLLAESGAVHGLRVEATGDAVAVLAERGAITLESCEIQGTVQIGGTAAPVLRNCRVEDGGIVLDDASTARLVDCTVTSAPGTGVLARGDAAPELTGIRVAHAAGDGIVFAGAARGLLDDCEIGRPGGTGLVLREQAAPTVRTARIRDPRGDGIRVEGPVAPATGTKTAGNDSGRIGGTAGATTGGPLLERFEVARAGGFGVWLSGSVNVVVRDGTVTGPARTGVLIEGDARVRVEGCSVTHAGSSGFALRDRSDVVAERLTVDRAGANGLLVSDDARARLSEVRIGATRYTALHVGGRAEVTLSRGDLHDTPEFGVRVVELGLAELDRVTVRGAGMTGIGVADRGGLTATDCTVTGGSTGISLAGRHRPLLRDCKVLRSGEIGVHLAAGAGAILSGCAIRESGDVGLDLAEESTALVDGCTIADTGGTGVVVGSGARPAIRSSTVSDPGKNGIYLHADAHGQFDDCTVSRAGYPALHVGAGADPRFRRLHLLDTARGVSLDPRAEPSWDECSSSGVEADDLPANGRSRRTAVLAVGAAGAGGHSAPVGDAPATQSLEDLLAELEGLVGLASVKQDVGRLVQVMRMVRQRQEAGLQPPPLGRHLVFAGNPGTGKTTVARLYGRILAAIGLLESGHLVEADRSMLVGEYVGHTAPRTQAVFRRAIGGVLFIDEAYSLVPTGHGADFGQEAIVTLVKLMEDHRDEVVVIAAGYPADMDRFVESNPGLASRFTRTLTFADYDADELVRIVERQALAHQYRLAEQTGAVLRGYFSTLARGARFGNGRAARQVFQDMTERQAQRVSEVADPTEDDLMELTVADLPDHTE from the coding sequence GTGCGGGCGTCGTTCGAGCGGGTGGCGCCCCGGGGCTGGGGCACCCACCGCAGCATCGGTGCGGCGGTACGCGCCGCCGCACCCGGCGCCACGGTGACAGTCCAGCCCGGCGAGTACACCGAGCGGCTGGTCCTGGACAAACCAGTGGTCATCCGCGCGGAGGGAGGCGCGGGCAGCGTCCGGTTGATCGGTGCCGGCGGCCCCGCGCTGACGTTGCTCGCCGAGTCCGGCGCGGTACACGGCCTACGGGTGGAGGCGACCGGCGACGCGGTGGCGGTACTGGCCGAGCGGGGCGCGATCACCCTGGAGAGCTGCGAGATCCAGGGCACCGTGCAGATCGGCGGGACCGCCGCCCCGGTGCTGCGCAACTGCCGGGTGGAAGACGGCGGGATCGTCCTTGACGACGCGAGCACCGCAAGGCTGGTCGACTGTACGGTCACCAGCGCCCCGGGCACCGGCGTACTGGCTCGGGGAGACGCGGCACCGGAGCTGACCGGCATTCGCGTGGCCCACGCCGCCGGGGACGGGATCGTCTTCGCCGGCGCGGCCCGGGGCCTGCTCGACGACTGCGAGATCGGCCGTCCCGGCGGCACCGGCCTGGTGCTGCGGGAGCAGGCGGCCCCGACGGTACGGACGGCCCGGATCCGGGATCCGCGCGGCGACGGCATCCGGGTCGAGGGTCCGGTCGCGCCGGCCACCGGAACGAAGACCGCCGGGAACGATTCGGGCCGGATCGGGGGGACGGCCGGCGCGACGACCGGCGGCCCGCTGCTGGAACGCTTCGAGGTCGCCCGCGCCGGCGGCTTCGGTGTCTGGCTCTCCGGTTCGGTCAACGTGGTGGTACGCGACGGCACGGTCACCGGTCCCGCGCGCACCGGTGTGCTGATCGAGGGCGACGCCCGGGTACGCGTCGAGGGTTGCTCGGTGACCCACGCCGGTAGTTCGGGGTTCGCCCTGCGGGACCGGAGCGACGTGGTGGCGGAGCGGTTGACCGTCGACCGGGCCGGCGCCAACGGTCTCCTGGTCAGCGACGACGCGCGCGCCCGCCTCTCCGAGGTACGGATCGGCGCCACCCGGTACACGGCGCTGCACGTCGGCGGCCGGGCCGAGGTCACCCTCTCCCGGGGCGATCTGCACGACACCCCGGAATTCGGGGTACGGGTGGTGGAGTTGGGCCTCGCCGAACTGGACCGGGTCACGGTACGTGGCGCCGGGATGACCGGAATCGGCGTCGCGGACCGGGGTGGCCTGACCGCGACCGACTGCACCGTCACCGGCGGCAGCACCGGCATCTCGCTCGCCGGACGGCACCGACCACTGCTGCGCGACTGCAAGGTGCTGCGCAGCGGCGAGATCGGCGTACACCTCGCCGCCGGGGCCGGGGCCATCCTCTCCGGCTGCGCCATCAGGGAGAGCGGCGACGTCGGCCTGGACCTGGCGGAGGAGTCGACGGCGCTGGTCGACGGGTGCACGATCGCCGACACCGGTGGCACCGGCGTGGTGGTGGGGTCCGGGGCGCGCCCGGCGATCCGGTCGAGCACCGTCTCCGACCCCGGCAAGAACGGGATCTACCTGCACGCGGACGCGCACGGTCAGTTCGACGACTGTACGGTCTCCCGGGCCGGGTACCCGGCCCTGCACGTGGGGGCCGGTGCCGACCCGAGGTTCCGCCGGCTGCACCTGCTCGACACCGCGCGCGGTGTGAGCCTCGACCCGCGAGCGGAACCGAGCTGGGACGAGTGCAGCTCCAGCGGGGTCGAGGCTGACGACCTGCCCGCGAACGGGCGCTCGCGGCGTACCGCCGTGCTCGCGGTGGGCGCGGCAGGCGCGGGAGGTCACTCAGCACCCGTAGGGGACGCCCCGGCGACGCAGTCGCTGGAGGACCTCCTGGCGGAGCTGGAGGGTCTGGTCGGGCTGGCGAGCGTCAAGCAGGACGTGGGGCGGCTCGTGCAGGTCATGCGGATGGTCCGGCAACGGCAGGAGGCAGGGCTTCAGCCACCGCCGCTCGGCCGGCACCTGGTCTTCGCGGGCAACCCCGGCACCGGCAAGACGACCGTGGCCCGGCTCTACGGCCGGATCCTCGCCGCGATCGGGCTGCTGGAGTCGGGGCACCTGGTGGAGGCGGACCGTTCGATGCTGGTCGGCGAGTACGTCGGACACACCGCACCGCGTACGCAGGCGGTGTTCCGTCGGGCGATCGGCGGCGTGCTCTTCATCGACGAGGCGTACTCGCTGGTACCGACGGGTCACGGGGCCGACTTCGGCCAGGAGGCGATCGTCACACTGGTGAAGCTGATGGAGGACCACCGGGACGAGGTGGTGGTGATCGCCGCCGGGTATCCGGCCGACATGGACCGCTTCGTCGAGTCCAACCCCGGTCTGGCCTCCCGCTTCACCCGCACCCTGACCTTCGCCGACTACGACGCGGACGAGTTGGTCCGGATCGTCGAACGGCAGGCCCTCGCACACCAGTACCGGCTGGCCGAGCAGACCGGCGCCGTCCTGCGGGGCTACTTCTCGACCCTGGCCCGGGGTGCGCGTTTCGGCAACGGCCGGGCCGCCCGGCAGGTGTTCCAGGACATGACCGAACGCCAGGCCCAGCGGGTCTCGGAGGTGGCCGATCCGACCGAGGACGATCTGATGGAACTCACCGTGGCGGATCTACCCGACCACACCGAGTAA
- a CDS encoding serine hydrolase domain-containing protein — protein sequence MTRELTQAGVDRLHEAMAARVDRGELPGLVTLLAKGDDVRVDTIGFTAFHDGGPMCRDTIFRIASLTKPVLAAATMMLVEDGRLDLDEPVDRLLPELADRRVLKRIDGPLDETVPAERPIKVEELLTFRMGFGMILEPSFDPPFPINKAVHELDLVLGQPDPRTPHEPDEWIKRFASLPLMYQPGERWQYNVGTLVLGVLVARAAGQPLGDFLRARVFDPLGMRETGFWLPAEYTRRLPSYYMTDFQTGKLELRTVSTPSEWASPPAFPSGSAGLLSTADDFLTFARLLLNKGVHQGERLLSAESVELMTTNHLTREQIAGGGVLLGGRGWGLGMAVAVEPDDVSPVPGRYGWDGGYGTSWFNDPRQGLIAIALTQTTDFLFNGAADEFARLAIEA from the coding sequence ATGACGCGCGAACTGACGCAGGCCGGGGTCGATCGGCTGCACGAGGCCATGGCCGCCAGGGTTGACCGGGGCGAGTTGCCCGGCCTGGTGACGCTCCTGGCCAAGGGCGACGACGTACGGGTGGACACGATCGGCTTCACCGCCTTCCACGACGGTGGGCCGATGTGCCGGGACACCATCTTCCGGATCGCGTCGCTGACCAAACCGGTCCTCGCCGCCGCGACGATGATGTTGGTCGAGGACGGCCGGCTGGATCTGGACGAGCCGGTCGACCGGCTCCTGCCTGAGCTGGCCGACCGTCGGGTGCTCAAGCGGATCGACGGCCCGCTCGACGAGACCGTGCCGGCCGAGCGTCCGATCAAGGTCGAGGAACTGCTGACCTTCCGGATGGGGTTCGGCATGATCCTCGAACCGAGCTTCGATCCGCCGTTCCCGATCAACAAGGCGGTCCACGAACTGGACCTGGTGCTGGGGCAGCCGGATCCGCGTACGCCGCATGAGCCGGATGAGTGGATCAAGCGGTTCGCCAGCCTGCCGCTGATGTACCAGCCCGGTGAGCGCTGGCAGTACAACGTTGGCACGCTGGTGCTGGGTGTCCTGGTCGCGCGTGCCGCCGGCCAGCCGCTGGGGGATTTCCTGCGGGCCCGGGTCTTCGACCCGCTCGGCATGCGCGAGACCGGGTTCTGGCTGCCCGCCGAGTACACCCGTCGGCTGCCCAGCTACTACATGACCGACTTCCAGACCGGCAAGCTGGAACTGCGTACGGTCTCCACCCCGAGTGAGTGGGCGAGCCCGCCGGCCTTCCCCTCCGGCTCCGCTGGGCTGCTGTCGACCGCCGACGACTTCCTGACCTTTGCCCGGTTGCTGCTGAACAAGGGCGTGCACCAGGGTGAGCGACTGCTGTCGGCGGAGTCGGTGGAGCTGATGACGACCAACCACCTGACCCGGGAGCAGATCGCCGGCGGCGGGGTCCTGCTCGGCGGGCGCGGCTGGGGTCTGGGCATGGCGGTCGCGGTCGAGCCCGACGATGTCTCCCCGGTGCCGGGCCGGTACGGCTGGGACGGTGGTTACGGCACGTCCTGGTTCAACGACCCCCGGCAGGGGCTGATCGCCATCGCCCTGACCCAGACCACGGATTTCCTGTTCAACGGCGCGGCGGACGAGTTCGCCCGGCTCGCGATCGAGGCGTAG
- a CDS encoding response regulator transcription factor translates to MNIVDESTYAATGDQAGPIGLAVVSGNPIIRSGLAHVLADAPGVTVRCDVDSITAIPVRDDPPALVVLDLYGHRGARLGASFWALLPPGSRAIALCRPEDPPNLPAAMQGGAHAFLTRESDTEELLLAVETARQGGLHVSAVLLGHLVTQTAPEPTSRQPQLASREIETLQWVAKGLTHGQISRRMGLTESTVSTYVKRIRTKLNAGNKAELTRRAIELGYVVTG, encoded by the coding sequence ATGAATATCGTCGACGAATCGACGTACGCAGCGACCGGGGACCAGGCTGGTCCGATCGGGCTCGCCGTCGTCTCGGGCAACCCCATCATCCGCAGTGGCCTCGCGCACGTACTGGCCGACGCGCCAGGGGTGACGGTGCGCTGCGACGTCGACTCGATCACCGCGATACCGGTCCGCGACGACCCGCCCGCACTGGTCGTCCTCGACCTGTACGGACACCGCGGCGCGCGGCTCGGCGCGAGCTTCTGGGCATTGCTGCCCCCGGGCAGTCGCGCCATCGCGCTGTGCCGGCCGGAGGACCCGCCGAACCTGCCGGCCGCCATGCAGGGCGGTGCGCACGCCTTCCTGACCAGGGAATCCGACACCGAGGAGCTACTGCTCGCGGTCGAGACGGCCCGCCAGGGCGGCCTGCACGTCTCCGCCGTCCTCCTCGGACACCTGGTCACCCAGACCGCGCCGGAACCGACCAGCCGGCAGCCCCAGCTCGCCAGCCGCGAAATCGAAACCCTGCAGTGGGTCGCCAAGGGTCTGACCCATGGACAGATCAGCCGGCGCATGGGTCTCACCGAGTCGACGGTCAGCACCTACGTCAAGCGGATCCGCACCAAACTCAACGCCGGCAACAAGGCCGAGCTCACCCGGCGGGCGATCGAACTGGGGTACGTCGTCACGGGGTGA
- a CDS encoding helix-turn-helix domain-containing protein, translating into MNHRQRQHKTVTDSAPRRAEDDPYGRWPSTLDAATPRHPASFGERLREARRRTGLTQEELCLRSGLGVRTVGDLERDRISRPHRRTIDALVGALDLQGTEREAFRAAARAGRQPPTRPVPPSRAVTWSLPPDLGDFVGRGAEWNQLLAYLGDPDDDTRRASRPVVVYGPPGAGKTCFAVHAGYRLTERFPDGQIFVDLHGLDPQRRDCNEVLGLLLRNLDLPESQLPPSVEQRSAMLRALTRDRAMLFVLDNAADEAQVRPLLTDSQRSMVIVTSRRTLAGLDAGCRISVGGLDLAESMTLLGLIAGPNRVAAQRTEAAEVARLCGYLPLTLRIAGNRLAVRPQWAVGDLARRLGDDRCRLSQLVAGDLAVRPILEMSYQQLSLTAQRMFRRLSLAPGGIASVAVAAMLMESDQDQAELVLEELVDASMITSTWSTSRYQLHEPLRLLAREMLYAQEPVNVVARLAAQLAGSGFTSAVTLFHLLLFPSPDSLDQSGA; encoded by the coding sequence ATGAACCATCGACAGAGACAGCACAAGACGGTGACGGACTCCGCGCCCCGCCGGGCCGAGGACGACCCTTACGGTCGATGGCCATCCACATTGGATGCGGCAACCCCACGGCACCCGGCCAGCTTCGGCGAACGGCTCCGCGAGGCGCGGCGACGCACCGGCCTGACCCAGGAGGAGCTTTGCCTCCGCTCCGGTCTCGGCGTGCGTACGGTCGGTGACCTTGAACGCGACCGCATCAGCCGACCCCACCGCCGCACCATTGACGCCCTGGTCGGGGCACTGGACCTACAGGGCACGGAGCGTGAGGCGTTCCGCGCCGCCGCCCGTGCCGGCCGCCAGCCGCCGACCCGGCCCGTCCCGCCCAGCCGGGCCGTCACCTGGAGCCTGCCGCCCGACCTCGGCGACTTCGTCGGGCGCGGGGCCGAGTGGAACCAGCTCCTCGCCTACCTCGGTGACCCCGACGACGACACCCGCCGGGCCAGCCGGCCGGTGGTCGTCTACGGTCCTCCCGGCGCGGGCAAGACCTGTTTCGCCGTCCACGCCGGTTACCGCCTCACCGAGCGGTTTCCGGACGGCCAGATTTTCGTGGACCTGCACGGCCTCGACCCGCAGCGGCGCGACTGCAACGAGGTGTTGGGCCTGCTGCTGCGCAACCTCGACCTGCCGGAGTCGCAGTTGCCGCCCTCCGTCGAGCAACGCAGCGCGATGTTGCGGGCGTTGACCCGGGACCGGGCGATGCTCTTCGTGCTCGACAACGCCGCGGACGAGGCGCAGGTACGGCCCCTGCTGACCGACAGCCAACGGTCGATGGTCATCGTCACCAGCCGACGTACCCTGGCCGGTCTGGACGCCGGCTGCCGGATCTCGGTCGGCGGTCTCGACCTGGCCGAATCTATGACGTTGCTGGGCCTGATCGCCGGCCCCAACCGGGTGGCGGCCCAGCGGACCGAGGCGGCCGAGGTGGCCCGACTCTGCGGTTACCTGCCGCTCACGTTGCGGATCGCCGGCAACCGGTTGGCCGTTCGCCCGCAGTGGGCGGTCGGTGATCTCGCCAGACGGCTCGGCGACGACCGCTGTCGACTGTCCCAGCTGGTCGCCGGCGACCTCGCGGTCCGCCCCATCCTGGAGATGTCGTACCAGCAGCTGAGCCTCACCGCCCAGCGGATGTTCCGGCGGCTCTCCCTGGCCCCCGGCGGGATCGCGTCGGTGGCGGTCGCGGCGATGCTGATGGAGTCGGACCAGGACCAGGCGGAACTCGTACTCGAGGAACTCGTCGACGCCAGCATGATCACGTCAACCTGGTCGACGTCCCGCTATCAACTGCACGAGCCGTTGCGACTGCTCGCCCGGGAGATGCTCTACGCGCAGGAGCCGGTGAACGTTGTCGCCAGACTCGCCGCACAGCTCGCCGGGTCGGGCTTCACCTCGGCGGTGACGCTATTTCACCTATTACTTTTTCCATCGCCTGATTCATTGGACCAGTCCGGCGCATGA
- a CDS encoding glutaredoxin family protein encodes MVRAGCRLCDLAKEAMARVERRTGEAWTEVDVTGDAELEDEYGLRVPVVLLDGREHGYWKVEEDRLERDLASRPAPSAGS; translated from the coding sequence ATGGTCCGGGCCGGTTGTCGCCTGTGCGACCTGGCCAAGGAGGCGATGGCTCGGGTCGAGCGGCGTACCGGTGAGGCGTGGACCGAGGTCGACGTGACCGGCGACGCCGAGTTGGAGGACGAGTACGGCCTGCGTGTACCGGTGGTTCTGCTCGACGGCAGAGAGCATGGCTACTGGAAGGTCGAGGAGGACCGCCTGGAACGTGACCTGGCTTCCCGCCCAGCACCGAGCGCCGGTTCGTAG
- a CDS encoding EsaB/YukD family protein: protein MSQPRCLVTVVGTRKQVDLAVPADAPIAEYSDLLARLVGQESDEALPAVWSLAPTGSPPLPVTASLASVGVVDGTLLYLRDTLASEADEPVVRSVWEVVNDLGNSGRGPRWDVRAKGRVAMLLAAGWLVVALGYLGFTGQHPLLVEALTAVVGIGLAVTARLLQPYPRVLPHGLRVLLGCAVIPSMIMVAVLSLGDPTWDAAHLVYAEIGAVLGLIIALIAVPGVLLAAVTLLVVLAGAITTVVLAFGATPAAAAGTVVTAGTLFLAVAPRVAGLLTAASWLRMSSASVEPQADPDHLAGRVSRARHTLLLLMGVTSAIVAVAQLVLVREASAFAIALTAVATVALFVRAGTFEFMTEAIGPVLAALAGTFGLLATLAHWSATAPLVVPLMLIVGVAALGVGLPVLLWRAGTTAEPDDNRPSRLRPLLTVCQLALPPLLLGVYGVYGLLWGLGRNF from the coding sequence ATGTCACAGCCACGTTGCCTCGTCACCGTGGTCGGTACGCGTAAGCAGGTCGACCTGGCCGTACCGGCCGACGCGCCGATCGCCGAATACTCGGACCTGCTGGCGCGGCTGGTCGGCCAGGAGTCCGACGAAGCGCTGCCGGCGGTCTGGAGCCTGGCCCCGACCGGATCGCCACCGCTGCCGGTGACCGCCTCACTCGCCAGCGTCGGCGTCGTCGACGGCACTCTGCTCTACCTCCGGGACACGCTCGCCAGCGAGGCGGACGAGCCGGTGGTACGGAGCGTCTGGGAGGTCGTCAACGACCTCGGTAACTCCGGTCGGGGGCCGCGCTGGGACGTCCGCGCCAAGGGCCGGGTCGCGATGCTGCTCGCCGCCGGTTGGCTCGTCGTCGCCCTGGGCTACCTGGGATTCACCGGTCAGCACCCCCTTCTTGTCGAGGCGCTGACCGCGGTCGTCGGCATCGGGCTCGCGGTCACCGCCCGGCTGCTGCAGCCGTACCCCCGGGTCCTGCCGCACGGGCTCCGGGTGCTGCTGGGCTGCGCCGTCATCCCCAGCATGATCATGGTCGCGGTGCTGAGTCTGGGCGACCCCACGTGGGACGCGGCCCACCTCGTCTACGCCGAGATCGGCGCGGTACTCGGGCTGATCATCGCCCTGATCGCCGTACCCGGTGTGCTGCTCGCCGCCGTGACGCTGCTGGTCGTACTCGCCGGCGCCATCACCACGGTGGTCCTGGCCTTCGGTGCCACCCCGGCCGCCGCGGCCGGCACGGTCGTCACCGCCGGCACCTTGTTCCTCGCCGTCGCACCGCGCGTCGCCGGCCTGCTCACCGCCGCCTCCTGGCTACGGATGTCGTCCGCATCGGTCGAACCGCAGGCCGACCCCGACCACCTCGCCGGTCGGGTGAGCCGGGCCCGGCACACCCTCCTGCTGCTGATGGGCGTCACCTCGGCCATCGTCGCCGTGGCGCAACTCGTACTGGTACGCGAGGCATCGGCCTTCGCCATCGCGCTCACCGCGGTCGCGACCGTCGCCCTCTTCGTCCGGGCCGGCACGTTCGAATTCATGACCGAGGCGATCGGCCCCGTGCTGGCCGCCCTCGCCGGCACCTTCGGCCTGCTCGCCACGCTCGCCCACTGGTCCGCGACCGCCCCTCTGGTCGTGCCGCTGATGCTGATCGTGGGCGTGGCGGCACTCGGCGTCGGACTACCGGTCCTGCTCTGGCGAGCCGGCACGACCGCCGAACCGGATGACAATCGACCGTCCCGGCTCCGACCGTTGCTGACGGTCTGCCAGCTCGCCCTGCCGCCGCTACTGCTCGGCGTCTACGGCGTCTACGGCCTGCTCTGGGGACTCGGCCGGAACTTCTGA
- a CDS encoding YbhB/YbcL family Raf kinase inhibitor-like protein, whose protein sequence is MSLDRPIPPDPYDLLPPVPAFTVTSDDVRDGEPLDVEFAHPSVGGNDQSPQLTWSGFPAETRSFVVTCYDPDAPTTSGFWHWVLVNIPASVTQLPRGAGMAGTAEGGAFAIRNDYGTQAYGGAAPPAGDRPHRYLFAVHALDVEKLDLTPDASPAYVGFNLTFHTLARAVIRPTFQVKG, encoded by the coding sequence ATGAGCCTCGACCGACCGATTCCGCCGGATCCGTACGACCTGCTGCCGCCGGTCCCGGCGTTCACCGTGACCAGCGACGACGTACGTGACGGCGAGCCGTTGGACGTGGAGTTCGCCCACCCCAGCGTCGGCGGCAACGACCAGTCGCCCCAGCTGACCTGGTCCGGATTCCCGGCGGAGACCCGCAGTTTCGTGGTCACCTGCTACGACCCCGACGCGCCCACCACCAGCGGGTTCTGGCACTGGGTCCTGGTCAACATCCCGGCGTCGGTCACCCAGTTGCCCCGGGGCGCGGGCATGGCCGGGACCGCCGAGGGCGGGGCGTTCGCGATACGCAACGACTACGGCACCCAGGCGTACGGTGGGGCCGCGCCGCCGGCCGGCGACCGTCCGCACCGTTACCTCTTCGCGGTACACGCCCTGGATGTGGAGAAGCTCGACCTCACGCCGGACGCCAGCCCGGCCTACGTCGGCTTCAACCTCACCTTCCACACCCTGGCCCGCGCCGTGATCCGGCCGACGTTCCAGGTCAAGGGCTGA
- a CDS encoding YbaB/EbfC family nucleoid-associated protein — translation MQRTQEEFAAADVYGGSPDGLVRATMRSGKLAALTIDPTAMGQDSTRLAAQVLAAVQDCEVRSAELLMRRTGPMNQAMEKVIGEIASPPR, via the coding sequence ATGCAGCGGACCCAGGAGGAGTTCGCGGCGGCCGACGTGTACGGCGGATCACCGGACGGGCTGGTACGGGCGACCATGCGCTCCGGCAAACTGGCCGCGCTGACCATCGATCCGACCGCGATGGGGCAGGACTCCACCCGCCTCGCCGCTCAGGTGCTCGCCGCGGTGCAGGACTGCGAGGTGCGCTCCGCCGAACTGCTCATGCGCCGGACTGGTCCAATGAATCAGGCGATGGAAAAAGTAATAGGTGAAATAGCGTCACCGCCGAGGTGA